From the genome of Aquila chrysaetos chrysaetos chromosome 12, bAquChr1.4, whole genome shotgun sequence, one region includes:
- the ZZZ3 gene encoding ZZ-type zinc finger-containing protein 3 isoform X2: protein MAASRSTRVTRSTVGLNGLDENFCGRTLRNRSIAHPEEVSPHPQIRSRSPKKRPESVQTQKGSNGGRTADLKQQSARESWVSPRKRGLSTSEKDNVDKQTVENCEKKQAEPVSPVLKRIKRCLRSEAPNSSEEDLPTKTEKESLEHKSLVSDNDAVSTGTKRACRCLILDDCDKREVKKVNVCAEGFNNSAIVDEIAGYQTVNGVGERDSNSLNCDDCQLDGNTKQNSAGSCMSKDKTVAENGNSFAHSSLLLNSSKEDSVVDHYVPCTNSQEQVKLEDHKIINDCLPEEHANQAYEPATGSFSEIQSSLLRDSEEEVDVVGDSSASKEQCAENTNSNPNIRHDSASISGEPEPHSSVLDCVSAQMTSMSELQEHRYTLRTSPRRAAPARSSPTKNISPCRENGQVEENNLSPTEKNVPVGINNINGSPKKSEEIKQNEKERNCNTGDHGSDGLRKPLSEARLVAGYVPSAKESANIHTAEDDEEEPDVYYFESDHVALKHNKDYQRLLQTIAVLEAQRTQAVQDLESLGRHQREALKDPIGFVERLQKKVDMGLPYPQRVVQLPEIAWDQYTTSLGNFEREFKNRKRNSRRVKLIFDKGIPARPKSPLDPKKDGESISYSVLPLSDGPEGSTNSRPQMIRGRLCDETKPETFNQLWTVEEQKKLEQLLLKYPPEEVESRRWQKIADELGNRTAKQVASRVQKYFIKLTKAGIPVPGRTPNLYLYSKKSSSRRQHPLNKHLFKPSTFMTSHEPPVYMDEDDDRSSFHSHMDTAAEEEVSDEESIPITYRELPEYKELLEFKKLKKQKLQQMHAESGFVQHVGFKCDNCGIEPIQGVRWHCQDCPQEMSLDFCDSCSDCLHETEIHKEDHQLEPIYRAETFLDRDYCMSQGTSYNYLDPNYFPANR, encoded by the exons ATGGCTGCTTCTCGATCTACTCGTGTTACAAGATCTACAGTGGGTTTAAATGGTTTGGATGAAAACTTTTGTGGTAGAACATTAAGAAACCGTAGTATTGCTCATCCAGAGGAAGTTTCACCCCATCCTCAAATACGATCAAGGTCACCAAAGAAGAGGCCAGAGTCTGTGCAAACTCAGAAGGGAAGTAACGGTGGAAGAACTGCTGATTTGAAACAACAGAGTGCTCGGGAATCATGGGTGAGCCCTAGAAAGAGAGGGCTGTCTACTTCGGAAAAAGATAATGTCGATAAACAAACTGTggaaaattgtgaaaaaaaacaagcagaaccTGTTTCACcagttttgaaaagaattaaGCGCTGTCTACGTTCAGAGGCACCCAACAGTTCAGAAGAAGACTTGCCTACtaaaacagagaaggaatcaTTGGAGCATAAAAGCTTAGTGTCGGACAATGATGCAGTCTCCACAGGGACTAAGCGAGCTTGTCGATGTCTTATATTGGATGATTGTGACAAAAGGGAAGTTAAAAAGGTGAATGTCTGTGCAGAAGGATTTAATAATTCTGCAATAGTTGACGAGATTGCAGGCTATCAGACTGTCAATGGAGTTGGTGAGAGAGACTCAAATTCTCTTAACTGTGATGACTGTCAGCTTGATGGGAACACTAAGCAAAACAGTGCTGGTTCCTGTATGTCCAAGGACAAAACAGTAGCAGAAAACGGAAACTCATTTGCCCATTCTTCATTGTTGCTTAATAGCAGCAAGGAGGACAGTGTTGTAGACCATTATGTGCCTTGCACAAACTCTCAAGAACAGGTAAAATTAGAGGAccacaaaataataaatgactgcttgcctgaggaaCATGCTAATCAGGCATATGAGCCAGCTACAGGGTCCTTTTCTGAAATCCAGTCATCTTTGTTAAGGGATTCGGAGGAGGAGGTAGATGTTGTAGGAGATAGTAGTGCCTCTAAGGAACAGTGTGCTGAAAACACCAATAGCAACCCGAATATTCGTCATGACAGTGCATCAATCTCAGGTGAACCTGAACCACATTCTTCAGTGCTGGACTGTGTTTCAGCTCAAATGACATCTATGTCAGAACTTCAAGAACACAGATACACATTGAGAACTTCACCACGAAGGGCTGCCCCTGCCAGAAGTAGCCCTACTAAAAATATCTCTCCTTGTAGAGAGAACGGACAGGTTGAGGAAAATAATCTTAGTCCCACTGAAAAGAATGTACCTGTAGGTATTAATAATATCAATGGATCTCCCAAAAAGtctgaagaaattaaacagaatgaaaaagagagaaattgtaATACGGGAGATCATGGGAGTGATGGACTAAGAAAGCCACTTTCTGAGGCTAGGCTTGTTGCTGGATATGTACCATCTGCCAAAGAGAGTGCCAACATCCACACTGCAGAGGATGATGAGGAAGAGCCTGATGTGTATTACTTTGAATCAGATCATGTGGCATTGAAACACAACAAAGA TTATCAGAGACTATTACAGACGATTGCTGTACTCGAGGCTCAACGTACTCAAGCAGTTCAAGACCTTGAAAGTTTAGGCAGACACCAGAGAGAAGCACTGAAAGATCCTATTGGATTTGTGGAAAGACTCCAGAAGAAG GTTGATATGGGTCTTCCATATCCTCAGAGAGTTGTTCAGCTCCCTGAGATTGCCTGGGACCAATACACCACTAGCCTTGGAAACTTTGAGAGAGAATTCAAAAACCGAAAACGTAACAGTAGGAGGGTGAAGCTGATTTTTGATAAAG GTATACCTGCAAGACCAAAAAGTCCTTTGGATCCCAAGAAGGATGGAGAGTCTATTTCATACTCTGTCTTGCCTTTAAGTGATGGTCCAGAAGGTTCTACAAACAGTCGTCCACAG ATGATAAGAGGGCGACTTTGTGATGAGACCAAACCTGAAACTTTTAACCAGCTGTGGACTGTAGAGGAACAG AAAAAACTTGAGCAATTGCTTCTGAAGTATCCACCAGAGGAAGTAGAGTCCCGACGGTGGCAGAAGATAGCTGATGAACTGggaaacagaacagcaaagcaG gTTGCCAGTAgagtgcaaaaatattttattaaactgaCTAAAGCTGGTATTCCAGTTCCAGGAAGAACTCCCAACTTGTATTTATATTCCAAAAAG TCATCCAGTAGACGGCAGCATCCTTTAAATAAACATCTTTTCAAACCTTCAACTTTCATGACATCTCATGAACCTCCAGTTTATATGGATGAAGATGATGACAGATCCAGTTTTCACAGCCATATGGATactgcagcagaagaggaagtATCG GATGAAGAGAGTATTCCAATAACATATCGAGAGTTACCTGAATACAAAGAACTGTTAGAGtttaaaaaattgaagaaacagaaactcCAGCAGATGCATGCAGAAAGTGGATTTGTGCAGCATGTGGGATTCAAG TGTGATAACTGCGGAATTGAACCTATCCAGGGTGTTCGGTGGCACTGCCAAGACTGCCCTCAAGAAATGTCCTTGGATTTCTGTGATTCTTGTTCTGACTG tCTGCATGAAACAGAGATTCATAAGGAAGATCATCAGTTAGAACCTATTTACAGAGCAGAGACATTTTTAGACAGAGACTACTGCATGTCCCAGGGCACCAGTTACAATTATCTTGACCCAAACTACTTTCCAGCAAATAGATGA
- the ZZZ3 gene encoding ZZ-type zinc finger-containing protein 3 isoform X1 — MAASRSTRVTRSTVGLNGLDENFCGRTLRNRSIAHPEEVSPHPQIRSRSPKKRPESVQTQKGSNGGRTADLKQQSARESWVSPRKRGLSTSEKDNVDKQTVENCEKKQAEPVSPVLKRIKRCLRSEAPNSSEEDLPTKTEKESLEHKSLVSDNDAVSTGTKRACRCLILDDCDKREVKKVNVCAEGFNNSAIVDEIAGYQTVNGVGERDSNSLNCDDCQLDGNTKQNSAGSCMSKDKTVAENGNSFAHSSLLLNSSKEDSVVDHYVPCTNSQEQVKLEDHKIINDCLPEEHANQAYEPATGSFSEIQSSLLRDSEEEVDVVGDSSASKEQCAENTNSNPNIRHDSASISGEPEPHSSVLDCVSAQMTSMSELQEHRYTLRTSPRRAAPARSSPTKNISPCRENGQVEENNLSPTEKNVPVGINNINGSPKKSEEIKQNEKERNCNTGDHGSDGLRKPLSEARLVAGYVPSAKESANIHTAEDDEEEPDVYYFESDHVALKHNKDYQRLLQTIAVLEAQRTQAVQDLESLGRHQREALKDPIGFVERLQKKVDMGLPYPQRVVQLPEIAWDQYTTSLGNFEREFKNRKRNSRRVKLIFDKVGIPARPKSPLDPKKDGESISYSVLPLSDGPEGSTNSRPQMIRGRLCDETKPETFNQLWTVEEQKKLEQLLLKYPPEEVESRRWQKIADELGNRTAKQVASRVQKYFIKLTKAGIPVPGRTPNLYLYSKKSSSRRQHPLNKHLFKPSTFMTSHEPPVYMDEDDDRSSFHSHMDTAAEEEVSDEESIPITYRELPEYKELLEFKKLKKQKLQQMHAESGFVQHVGFKCDNCGIEPIQGVRWHCQDCPQEMSLDFCDSCSDCLHETEIHKEDHQLEPIYRAETFLDRDYCMSQGTSYNYLDPNYFPANR, encoded by the exons ATGGCTGCTTCTCGATCTACTCGTGTTACAAGATCTACAGTGGGTTTAAATGGTTTGGATGAAAACTTTTGTGGTAGAACATTAAGAAACCGTAGTATTGCTCATCCAGAGGAAGTTTCACCCCATCCTCAAATACGATCAAGGTCACCAAAGAAGAGGCCAGAGTCTGTGCAAACTCAGAAGGGAAGTAACGGTGGAAGAACTGCTGATTTGAAACAACAGAGTGCTCGGGAATCATGGGTGAGCCCTAGAAAGAGAGGGCTGTCTACTTCGGAAAAAGATAATGTCGATAAACAAACTGTggaaaattgtgaaaaaaaacaagcagaaccTGTTTCACcagttttgaaaagaattaaGCGCTGTCTACGTTCAGAGGCACCCAACAGTTCAGAAGAAGACTTGCCTACtaaaacagagaaggaatcaTTGGAGCATAAAAGCTTAGTGTCGGACAATGATGCAGTCTCCACAGGGACTAAGCGAGCTTGTCGATGTCTTATATTGGATGATTGTGACAAAAGGGAAGTTAAAAAGGTGAATGTCTGTGCAGAAGGATTTAATAATTCTGCAATAGTTGACGAGATTGCAGGCTATCAGACTGTCAATGGAGTTGGTGAGAGAGACTCAAATTCTCTTAACTGTGATGACTGTCAGCTTGATGGGAACACTAAGCAAAACAGTGCTGGTTCCTGTATGTCCAAGGACAAAACAGTAGCAGAAAACGGAAACTCATTTGCCCATTCTTCATTGTTGCTTAATAGCAGCAAGGAGGACAGTGTTGTAGACCATTATGTGCCTTGCACAAACTCTCAAGAACAGGTAAAATTAGAGGAccacaaaataataaatgactgcttgcctgaggaaCATGCTAATCAGGCATATGAGCCAGCTACAGGGTCCTTTTCTGAAATCCAGTCATCTTTGTTAAGGGATTCGGAGGAGGAGGTAGATGTTGTAGGAGATAGTAGTGCCTCTAAGGAACAGTGTGCTGAAAACACCAATAGCAACCCGAATATTCGTCATGACAGTGCATCAATCTCAGGTGAACCTGAACCACATTCTTCAGTGCTGGACTGTGTTTCAGCTCAAATGACATCTATGTCAGAACTTCAAGAACACAGATACACATTGAGAACTTCACCACGAAGGGCTGCCCCTGCCAGAAGTAGCCCTACTAAAAATATCTCTCCTTGTAGAGAGAACGGACAGGTTGAGGAAAATAATCTTAGTCCCACTGAAAAGAATGTACCTGTAGGTATTAATAATATCAATGGATCTCCCAAAAAGtctgaagaaattaaacagaatgaaaaagagagaaattgtaATACGGGAGATCATGGGAGTGATGGACTAAGAAAGCCACTTTCTGAGGCTAGGCTTGTTGCTGGATATGTACCATCTGCCAAAGAGAGTGCCAACATCCACACTGCAGAGGATGATGAGGAAGAGCCTGATGTGTATTACTTTGAATCAGATCATGTGGCATTGAAACACAACAAAGA TTATCAGAGACTATTACAGACGATTGCTGTACTCGAGGCTCAACGTACTCAAGCAGTTCAAGACCTTGAAAGTTTAGGCAGACACCAGAGAGAAGCACTGAAAGATCCTATTGGATTTGTGGAAAGACTCCAGAAGAAG GTTGATATGGGTCTTCCATATCCTCAGAGAGTTGTTCAGCTCCCTGAGATTGCCTGGGACCAATACACCACTAGCCTTGGAAACTTTGAGAGAGAATTCAAAAACCGAAAACGTAACAGTAGGAGGGTGAAGCTGATTTTTGATAAAG TAGGTATACCTGCAAGACCAAAAAGTCCTTTGGATCCCAAGAAGGATGGAGAGTCTATTTCATACTCTGTCTTGCCTTTAAGTGATGGTCCAGAAGGTTCTACAAACAGTCGTCCACAG ATGATAAGAGGGCGACTTTGTGATGAGACCAAACCTGAAACTTTTAACCAGCTGTGGACTGTAGAGGAACAG AAAAAACTTGAGCAATTGCTTCTGAAGTATCCACCAGAGGAAGTAGAGTCCCGACGGTGGCAGAAGATAGCTGATGAACTGggaaacagaacagcaaagcaG gTTGCCAGTAgagtgcaaaaatattttattaaactgaCTAAAGCTGGTATTCCAGTTCCAGGAAGAACTCCCAACTTGTATTTATATTCCAAAAAG TCATCCAGTAGACGGCAGCATCCTTTAAATAAACATCTTTTCAAACCTTCAACTTTCATGACATCTCATGAACCTCCAGTTTATATGGATGAAGATGATGACAGATCCAGTTTTCACAGCCATATGGATactgcagcagaagaggaagtATCG GATGAAGAGAGTATTCCAATAACATATCGAGAGTTACCTGAATACAAAGAACTGTTAGAGtttaaaaaattgaagaaacagaaactcCAGCAGATGCATGCAGAAAGTGGATTTGTGCAGCATGTGGGATTCAAG TGTGATAACTGCGGAATTGAACCTATCCAGGGTGTTCGGTGGCACTGCCAAGACTGCCCTCAAGAAATGTCCTTGGATTTCTGTGATTCTTGTTCTGACTG tCTGCATGAAACAGAGATTCATAAGGAAGATCATCAGTTAGAACCTATTTACAGAGCAGAGACATTTTTAGACAGAGACTACTGCATGTCCCAGGGCACCAGTTACAATTATCTTGACCCAAACTACTTTCCAGCAAATAGATGA
- the ZZZ3 gene encoding ZZ-type zinc finger-containing protein 3 isoform X3 produces MAASRSTRVTRSTVGLNGLDENFCGRTLRNRSIAHPEEVSPHPQIRSRSPKKRPESVQTQKGSNGGRTADLKQQSARESWVSPRKRGLSTSEKDNVDKQTVENCEKKQAEPVSPVLKRIKRCLRSEAPNSSEEDLPTKTEKESLEHKSLVSDNDAVSTGTKRACRCLILDDCDKREVKKVNVCAEGFNNSAIVDEIAGYQTVNGVGERDSNSLNCDDCQLDGNTKQNSAGSCMSKDKTVAENGNSFAHSSLLLNSSKEDSVVDHYVPCTNSQEQVKLEDHKIINDCLPEEHANQAYEPATGSFSEIQSSLLRDSEEEVDVVGDSSASKEQCAENTNSNPNIRHDSASISGEPEPHSSVLDCVSAQMTSMSELQEHRYTLRTSPRRAAPARSSPTKNISPCRENGQVEENNLSPTEKNVPVGINNINGSPKKSEEIKQNEKERNCNTGDHGSDGLRKPLSEARLVAGYVPSAKESANIHTAEDDEEEPDVYYFESDHVALKHNKDYQRLLQTIAVLEAQRTQAVQDLESLGRHQREALKDPIGFVERLQKKVDMGLPYPQRVVQLPEIAWDQYTTSLGNFEREFKNRKRNSRRVKLIFDKVGIPARPKSPLDPKKDGESISYSVLPLSDGPEGSTNSRPQMIRGRLCDETKPETFNQLWTVEEQKKLEQLLLKYPPEEVESRRWQKIADELGNRTAKQVASRVQKYFIKLTKAGIPVPGRTPNLYLYSKKSSSRRQHPLNKHLFKPSTFMTSHEPPVYMDEDDDRSSFHSHMDTAAEEEVSCSISRWIYFWLAVM; encoded by the exons ATGGCTGCTTCTCGATCTACTCGTGTTACAAGATCTACAGTGGGTTTAAATGGTTTGGATGAAAACTTTTGTGGTAGAACATTAAGAAACCGTAGTATTGCTCATCCAGAGGAAGTTTCACCCCATCCTCAAATACGATCAAGGTCACCAAAGAAGAGGCCAGAGTCTGTGCAAACTCAGAAGGGAAGTAACGGTGGAAGAACTGCTGATTTGAAACAACAGAGTGCTCGGGAATCATGGGTGAGCCCTAGAAAGAGAGGGCTGTCTACTTCGGAAAAAGATAATGTCGATAAACAAACTGTggaaaattgtgaaaaaaaacaagcagaaccTGTTTCACcagttttgaaaagaattaaGCGCTGTCTACGTTCAGAGGCACCCAACAGTTCAGAAGAAGACTTGCCTACtaaaacagagaaggaatcaTTGGAGCATAAAAGCTTAGTGTCGGACAATGATGCAGTCTCCACAGGGACTAAGCGAGCTTGTCGATGTCTTATATTGGATGATTGTGACAAAAGGGAAGTTAAAAAGGTGAATGTCTGTGCAGAAGGATTTAATAATTCTGCAATAGTTGACGAGATTGCAGGCTATCAGACTGTCAATGGAGTTGGTGAGAGAGACTCAAATTCTCTTAACTGTGATGACTGTCAGCTTGATGGGAACACTAAGCAAAACAGTGCTGGTTCCTGTATGTCCAAGGACAAAACAGTAGCAGAAAACGGAAACTCATTTGCCCATTCTTCATTGTTGCTTAATAGCAGCAAGGAGGACAGTGTTGTAGACCATTATGTGCCTTGCACAAACTCTCAAGAACAGGTAAAATTAGAGGAccacaaaataataaatgactgcttgcctgaggaaCATGCTAATCAGGCATATGAGCCAGCTACAGGGTCCTTTTCTGAAATCCAGTCATCTTTGTTAAGGGATTCGGAGGAGGAGGTAGATGTTGTAGGAGATAGTAGTGCCTCTAAGGAACAGTGTGCTGAAAACACCAATAGCAACCCGAATATTCGTCATGACAGTGCATCAATCTCAGGTGAACCTGAACCACATTCTTCAGTGCTGGACTGTGTTTCAGCTCAAATGACATCTATGTCAGAACTTCAAGAACACAGATACACATTGAGAACTTCACCACGAAGGGCTGCCCCTGCCAGAAGTAGCCCTACTAAAAATATCTCTCCTTGTAGAGAGAACGGACAGGTTGAGGAAAATAATCTTAGTCCCACTGAAAAGAATGTACCTGTAGGTATTAATAATATCAATGGATCTCCCAAAAAGtctgaagaaattaaacagaatgaaaaagagagaaattgtaATACGGGAGATCATGGGAGTGATGGACTAAGAAAGCCACTTTCTGAGGCTAGGCTTGTTGCTGGATATGTACCATCTGCCAAAGAGAGTGCCAACATCCACACTGCAGAGGATGATGAGGAAGAGCCTGATGTGTATTACTTTGAATCAGATCATGTGGCATTGAAACACAACAAAGA TTATCAGAGACTATTACAGACGATTGCTGTACTCGAGGCTCAACGTACTCAAGCAGTTCAAGACCTTGAAAGTTTAGGCAGACACCAGAGAGAAGCACTGAAAGATCCTATTGGATTTGTGGAAAGACTCCAGAAGAAG GTTGATATGGGTCTTCCATATCCTCAGAGAGTTGTTCAGCTCCCTGAGATTGCCTGGGACCAATACACCACTAGCCTTGGAAACTTTGAGAGAGAATTCAAAAACCGAAAACGTAACAGTAGGAGGGTGAAGCTGATTTTTGATAAAG TAGGTATACCTGCAAGACCAAAAAGTCCTTTGGATCCCAAGAAGGATGGAGAGTCTATTTCATACTCTGTCTTGCCTTTAAGTGATGGTCCAGAAGGTTCTACAAACAGTCGTCCACAG ATGATAAGAGGGCGACTTTGTGATGAGACCAAACCTGAAACTTTTAACCAGCTGTGGACTGTAGAGGAACAG AAAAAACTTGAGCAATTGCTTCTGAAGTATCCACCAGAGGAAGTAGAGTCCCGACGGTGGCAGAAGATAGCTGATGAACTGggaaacagaacagcaaagcaG gTTGCCAGTAgagtgcaaaaatattttattaaactgaCTAAAGCTGGTATTCCAGTTCCAGGAAGAACTCCCAACTTGTATTTATATTCCAAAAAG TCATCCAGTAGACGGCAGCATCCTTTAAATAAACATCTTTTCAAACCTTCAACTTTCATGACATCTCATGAACCTCCAGTTTATATGGATGAAGATGATGACAGATCCAGTTTTCACAGCCATATGGATactgcagcagaagaggaagtATCG TGCAGCATTTCCAGATGGATATATTTCTGGCTTGCAGTAATGTAG